One stretch of Chitinophaga pendula DNA includes these proteins:
- a CDS encoding nucleoside transporter C-terminal domain-containing protein, protein MSSQLYNLMRGGLGMLFLVAVCYLLSNNRRAIDWKLVLMGIFAQVMFAMGVLNTQFASQPVFWLVFGIIVIYVAGKRVQKKLSTAVPVTIPPDASPTPVSLSPDVISILLAVLSLAVFFFGIIRSSAFALPKLSITITIGILWLLIWIQYKRNSIETIKWAILGACLLLCIAVYTQLCPPSIFRMVLESVSSSFVELINISHKGTEFIFGKLADPTGNWAYIFGVQVLPNIIFFAALSSILYYMGILQKVVYVFAYLLNKLNISGAESVSTAANIFLGQTEAPLMIRPYLEKMTRTEILCIMVGGMANTAGSVMAAYVGMLGGADPAQQNYFALHMLSQSIMSAPAAIVCSKILFPQAHGELLSKNLHVPKEKLGDNFLDALSLGTTDGLKLAVNVGAMLIVFTAMMYVGNALLGWFGGITDLNHYIVTATGGRYEELSLQMILGYIFAPVAWMIGVAKEDMVSIGQLLGEKTILNEFIAYISLGQMKANNVIQDPKSILIATYALCGFANFASIGIQIGGISQLAPNQRKNLTELGVKALIGGTIACLMCGCIAGALS, encoded by the coding sequence TCTCAATTGTACAACCTGATGCGTGGAGGTCTTGGCATGCTGTTCCTGGTTGCTGTTTGCTATTTATTGAGCAACAACCGCCGGGCGATAGATTGGAAGCTGGTGCTAATGGGCATCTTTGCGCAGGTTATGTTTGCGATGGGGGTACTGAATACGCAATTTGCTAGTCAGCCGGTATTTTGGCTGGTGTTTGGTATCATTGTAATTTACGTAGCCGGCAAGAGGGTACAAAAAAAATTATCGACTGCAGTACCGGTAACCATCCCCCCTGACGCCTCCCCTACCCCTGTATCCCTTTCACCCGACGTGATCAGTATTTTACTGGCCGTACTTTCCCTCGCTGTTTTCTTTTTTGGTATTATCCGCAGTAGTGCCTTTGCGCTGCCTAAATTGTCAATCACGATCACTATCGGTATACTTTGGCTACTGATCTGGATACAATACAAACGCAACAGCATCGAAACTATAAAATGGGCGATACTGGGTGCTTGTTTGCTACTTTGTATAGCGGTATATACCCAACTTTGTCCCCCCTCGATATTTCGTATGGTGCTGGAGTCAGTATCTTCGTCTTTTGTGGAACTGATCAATATCAGCCATAAGGGTACCGAGTTTATTTTTGGCAAACTGGCAGACCCTACGGGCAACTGGGCTTATATTTTTGGTGTACAGGTATTGCCTAACATTATTTTTTTCGCTGCTCTTTCCTCTATATTATATTATATGGGTATTCTGCAGAAGGTGGTATATGTATTTGCCTATCTGCTCAACAAACTGAACATCTCCGGCGCAGAGAGCGTGTCAACAGCAGCAAATATATTCCTGGGACAAACGGAGGCGCCGCTGATGATACGTCCTTACCTGGAGAAAATGACCAGAACCGAGATACTTTGTATCATGGTCGGTGGTATGGCTAATACGGCGGGTAGTGTAATGGCAGCCTATGTTGGTATGCTTGGAGGTGCTGATCCTGCGCAGCAGAATTATTTCGCGCTGCATATGTTAAGTCAATCGATTATGAGTGCTCCGGCAGCAATTGTTTGTTCAAAAATACTTTTCCCCCAGGCACACGGTGAATTATTGTCCAAAAACCTGCATGTTCCCAAAGAGAAACTGGGCGATAACTTCCTTGACGCTCTTTCGCTGGGGACAACAGACGGTCTGAAGTTGGCTGTGAATGTGGGAGCTATGCTGATTGTATTTACGGCAATGATGTACGTCGGTAACGCTTTGCTTGGTTGGTTCGGTGGTATCACAGATCTGAATCATTACATCGTTACAGCTACCGGTGGGCGATATGAGGAGCTCTCTTTACAAATGATATTGGGTTATATCTTTGCTCCGGTGGCTTGGATGATAGGAGTCGCCAAAGAAGATATGGTTTCTATCGGGCAGTTATTGGGAGAAAAAACGATCCTAAATGAATTCATCGCATATATATCACTGGGCCAGATGAAAGCCAATAATGTGATCCAGGATCCTAAGTCAATATTGATCGCGACGTATGCGCTCTGCGGTTTTGCTAATTTTGCATCCATCGGTATTCAGATCGGTGGTATCAGCCAATTGGCGCCTAATCAGCGTAAGAATCTGACAGAACTGGGTGTAAAAGCACTTATTGGTGGGACCATTGCCTGCCTGATGTGTGGCTGTATTGCTGGTGCACTTTCTTAA